Proteins from a genomic interval of Thunnus thynnus chromosome 5, fThuThy2.1, whole genome shotgun sequence:
- the fads2 gene encoding acyl-CoA 6-desaturase — translation MGGGGQLTEPGEPGSGRPGSVYTWEEVQRHCSRNDQWLVIDRKVYNITHWAKRHPGGFRVISHYAGEDATDAFAAFHPDPKFVQKFLKPLLIGELAATEPSHDRNKNAAIIQDFHTLRAHAEREGLFQARPLFFCFHLGHILLLEVLAWLIVWLWGTSWMLTLLCSVILATAQAQAGWLQHDFGHLSVFKKSSWNHVLHKLVIGHLKGASANWWNHRHFQHHAKPNIFSKDPDVNMLHVFVVGATQPVEYGVKKIKHMPYHRQHQYFFLIGPPLLIPVYFHIQIMRCMISRHDWVDLAWSMSYYLRYFCCYLPLYGLFGSMALISFVRFLESHWFVWVTQMNHLPMDIDHEKHQDWLSMQLHATCNIEQSHFNDWFSGHLNFQIEHHLFPTMPRHNYHQVAPLVRALCEKHGIPYHVKTMWRGLIDVVRSLKNSGDLWLDAYLHK, via the exons ATGGGTGGTGGAGGCCAGCTCACAGAGCCAGGTGAGCCAGGCAGCGGGCGACCTGGCAGTGTTTACACCTGGGAGGAGGTGCAGAGACACTGCAGCAGGAACGACCAGTGGTTGGTCATCGATCGGAAGGTTTATAACATCACACACTGGGCCAAGAGGCACCCAGGCGGGTTTCGGGTCATCAGCCACTACGCTGGAGAGGATGCCACA gatgcatttgctgcttttcaccCGGATCCAAAGTTTGTGCAAAAATTTCTGAAGCCCCTGCTGATCGGAGAGCTGGCAGCAACAGAGCCCAGCCAcgacagaaacaaaaat gctGCCATCATACAGGATTTCCACACTTTACGCGctcatgcagagagagagggtcTGTTTCAGGCTCGGCCTTTGTTCTTCTGCTTCCACCTGGGTCACATCCTGTTGCTGGAGGTCCTCGCCTGGCTGATAGTGTGGCTCTGGGGGACGAGCTGGATGCTGACGCTGCTGTGCTCCGTCATTCTGGCCACTGCTCAG GCGCAGGCTGGATGGCTGCAGCATGACTTCGGTCACCTGTCCGTATTTAAAAAGTCCAGCTGGAATCACGTTCTGCACAAGCTTGTCATCGGCCATTTAAAG ggaGCTTCTGCCAACTGGTGGAATCATCGACATTTCCAGCATCACGCTAAACCCAACATCTTCAGTAAGGACCCGGATGTCAACATGCTGCACGTCTTTGTAGTTGGAGCCACCCAACCAGTAGAG TACGGTgtgaaaaagataaaacacatgCCCTACCACCGCCAACACCAGTACTTCTTTCTCA tTGGACCTCCGCTGCTCATTccagtttattttcacattcagaTAATGCGCTGCATGATCTCCCGCCATGACTGGGTG GATCTGGCTTGGTCCATGTCCTACTACCTTCGCTACTTCTGCTGTTATTTACCCCTTTATGGCCTGTTTGGATCAATGGCGCTCATCAGCTTTGTCAG GTTTCTGGAGAGTCACTGGTTTGTGTGGGTGACTCAGATGAATCATCTGCCGATGGATATCGACCACGAGAAGCACCAGGACTGGCTGAGCATGCAG TTACACGCCACCTGCAATATCGAGCAGTCCCACTTCAACGACTGGTTCAGCGGACACCTCAACTTTCAAATCGAACACCA TCTGTTTCCTACGATGCCGCGCCACAACTACCACCAGGTGGCCCCGCTGGTCCGTGCACTGTGTGAGAAACATGGGATTCCTTATCATGTGAAGACAATGTGGCGAGGCCTCATTGATGTTGTCAG gtcACTGAAAAACTCAGGGGACCTCTGGCTTGATGCATATCTTCATAAATGA
- the LOC137183829 gene encoding leucine-rich repeat-containing protein 10B translates to MGNSSRKGEGEEEEEKDGEEAEITKKKKQEEEVEDELPLGVEELLESGDPVLDLSYRKFKRLPSRVCGLMHLEKLYVCGNSLRTLPDNITQLHGLRILALDFNKMEDVPLAICQLTNLTRLYLGSNRLMSLPPEMTNLRSLRCLWVESNYFQRFPRELYDLPNLKSLQIGDNRMKTLPPDLSRMEALRGLWLYGNRFQTFPKVLLRMEGLEILDLDRNKISEFPSLKCLRALRLFSYDHNPVKDPPKVGPEVLLVGEGAAEFMEEREAMKERRRKAAEKEAEESALAGEEPVIHGILKNSSSNRTTNGAVVTLEDADIREEEPLARGEEEEGDVELPVIEYDGAELEYDEDGVEYETEELICEGEGFEYEGEELEYERAQMDYEYEELQDTERQGEGA, encoded by the coding sequence ATGGGCAACTCCTCCAGGAAGGgcgagggagaagaggaggaggagaaggatggCGAGGAGGCAGAAatcacaaagaagaagaaacaggaggaggaggtcgaGGATGAGCTTCCACTTGGGGTGGAGGAGTTGTTGGAGAGCGGAGATCCCGTGCTGGACTTGAGCTACCGTAAATTTAAGCGGTTACCGTCGCGTGTTTGTGGACTGATGCATTTGGAGAAGCTGTATGTTTGTGGGAACAGCCTGCGCACTCTGCCGGACAACATCACCCAGCTGCACGGCCTGCGGATACTCGCCCTCGACTTTAACAAGATGGAGGACGTTCCTCTGGCCATCTGCCAGCTCACTAACCTCACTCGCCTCTACCTGGGCAGCAACCGGTTGATGAGCCTCCCGCCTGAGATGACCAACCTGCGGAGCCTGCGTTGCCTGTGGGTGGAGAGCAACTACTTCCAGAGATTCCCCCGAGAGCTGTACGACCTGCCCAACCTCAAGTCCCTCCAGATAGGGGACAACCGGATGAAGACGCTGCCTCCTGACCTCAGCCGCATGGAGGCTTTGAGGGGATTATGGCTCTACGGGAACCGCTTTCAGACCTTCCCCAAAGTCCTGCTGCGCATGGAGGGCTTGGAGATATTAGACCTGGACCGCAACAAGATATCAGAGTTCCCCAGCCTGAAGTGCCTCCGAGCCCTCCGCCTGTTCTCCTACGACCACAACCCGGTCAAGGACCCTCCTAAAGTGGGCCCAGAAGTGCTCTTGGTCGGggaaggagctgcagagttcaTGGAGGAGCGCGAGGCCATGAAGGAGAGACGACGAAAGGCCGCAGAGAAAGAAGCAGAGGAATCGGCTCTGGCGGGAGAGGAGCCAGTCATTCACGGCATCCTGAAGAACAGCAGCTCAAACCGAACCACAAACGGAGCCGTAGTGACCTTAGAGGATGCAGACATCAGGGAGGAAGAGCCCCTGGcaaggggggaggaggaggagggggatgtGGAGCTGCCAGTCATAGAGTACGATGGTGCTGAGCTTGAATATGACGAGGACGGGGTTGAATACGAGACTGAGGAGCTTATATGTGAGGGCGAGGGGTTCGAGTATGAGGGCGAGGAGCTGGAGTATGAGAGGGCACAGATGGACTACGAGTATGAGGAGCTGCAGGACACGGAGAGACAGGGTGAAGGAGCATGA
- the saxo4 gene encoding stabilizer of axonemal microtubules 4 codes for MAEQGRIVMPTVGATGDRGRLTSNKIYNTSYRASYGATVTNADRVNFNAHLGRPSGTGFTANHRPAVYYRPSLDHIDNPQFGLLLSDSFISQTKRHYQPHIQSDSSRSLPNLVNRPRESGFHQLRNQPKTETVEKKTEYQRLFVPHRLTSAAAKNHMTVGPKGETGFTEGTDLQLNTFQDKKSCMVEPRQTHNSLMKSDFVPPTFLQGTEATPSLRSHSSRETGYTRGTLAPLACPTSLLPSPETKINTPTQRMIGKKEPSGSLLNAPNNQAFPSTPFDCSHFTTHYKSTFCHHADLEKLRSGHTGAGIINSKMDNGYNRREMDRFIFRG; via the exons ATGGCTGAGCAGGGGAGGATAGTCATGCCGACTGTTGGAGCAACGGGCGACAGGGGACGACTGACCAGCAACAAAATCTACAATACTTCTTACAGAGCTTCTTATG GTGCAACTGTCACCAATGCAGACAGGGTGAACTTCAATGCTCACCTTGGACGTCCAAGTGGGACAGGCTTCACAGCGAACCATAGGCCAGCTGTATATTACAGACCCAGTTTGGACCATATTGACAACCCTCAGTTTGG ACTCCTGTTATCTGACAGTTTCATATCTCAAACCAAGCGACATTACCAGCCTCACATCCAGTCCGATAGTTCGAGGTCTTTGCCAAACCTCGTTAACAGACCCAGAGAGAGCGGCTTCCATCAGCTGAGGAATCAGCCCAAAACGGAGACTGTGGAGAAGAAG ACAGAATACCAAAGATTGTTTGTGCCCCATCGTCTCACATCAGCAG CTGCAAAGAACCACATGACTGTGGGTCCAAAAGGAGAAACTGGTTTCACTGAGGGAACAGACCTTCAACTGAACACATTTCAGGATAAAAAAAGCTGCATG GTTGAACCTCGCCAGACACACAACTcactgatgaaaagtgactttgtGCCACCAACATTTCTGCAG ggCACTGAGGCGACACCGAGCCTGCGCAGCCATTCTTCACGAGAAACAGGATACACTCGAGGTACCTTGGCTCCTTTGGCCTGCCCA ACCTCCCTTCTGCCATCACCTGAGACTAAAATTAATACACCGACTCAGAGGATGATTGGGAAAAAG GAGCCTTCTGGGTCTCTTCTCAATGCTCCAAACAACCAAGCTTTCCCTAGCACACCTTTTGACTGTTCGCACTTCACAACCCACTATAAGAGCAC GTTCTGTCATCATGCTGATCTTGAAAAGTTGAGATCTGGCCACACCGGTGCCGGCATCATCAACTCTAAAATGGACAACGGCTACAATCGTCGGGAGATGGACAG GTTCATCTTCAGGGGCTAG